The nucleotide sequence CGGGGACGCAGTGACCGTCACCGCCGTCTACGACCAACCGACCACGAACCTGGGACCATCGCAGGCGAGCGCTATCGGTGAGCGGACACCGCGGGGACTGAACGGACAGGAAGGGGCTGCGGGGCCGAATGATTCGGGCGGCGGGCTAGCCGGACTACCGTGGGGTCGCCTCTTGAATCCGATCGTCGTGGGTGCTGGCGTCGTTTCCGTCGCGAGCTTGCTCGTCGCCGGGTATTTCTGGCGTCGGCGTTCGCCAACACGGGCGGAACCAGCGCCACAGTCCGATCAATCCGGGACGGAGACCACACAGTCACCGGCACCGACCACGGTGACCTTAGCGGACGTCGAGACGGTGCTGGAACGCGATGGGGCCGACGCAGCCGTCGTCTCTCTGTACACGGTTGTCGGCCAATACGCTTCCGCGGACACGCGTCCGGACCGAACGCCGCGCGAGCGCTATCGTGCTGTCAGGGACACACTGTCAGCCGAGCAGTCGAGTACTTTCCAGCGGGTGACTGCCCTATACGAACAGGCGGTGTTCGCCCCGGAAACCGTCTCCCCGGACCGGATCAAGGATACGATCGCCGCGGTCAGGCAAGGATTCGTCGACGACGGCAACGCGCCGGCCGACGACTAAGGTTGATTCCGGCGATCAGGGGTCGTCGTCGACGGGTTCTTGGTGTCCGGATCGCCGCGCAGCGAGCTGTGTGGCGATCCGGGTGACGCGATCGCGATCCCAGTCCGGGTGTCGCTTCGAAACGAGGTCGACGATTTCCGATTCGGTGAGCTCGATGTCCTCGACCGTCGGTGAGCGCCGACCGAACCGATCGCGGATGTCCCGTCCACACTTGCGTAGCAGGACGACGCCACCGACGAGCGCCGTTCCGAACAAGAACTGTGCGAGTGGGCTCGACCGGATCACGTCGAGTGCCTGGACGAGCGGGGGCACCTCGCCGGAGTGAGTGTAATCGAACCGCACCCGCTCGCTCGCACTGAACAGCGCCTGTGCGAACGCCCGGTTGTCCCCGCGATCGAGCATCGAGTTGATGAACACGCTTGGATCGCTGAGGGTCAGGACAGTCCCGTTCTCGAGGGACTCTCGCGTGAGGATCGGATACGCTCGCATCGACTCCTCGTCGTCGAGGTCACCGTCCCGGTTCTCGTCGGCGTAGGCGTACGCTGAGGTCTCCGCCATGATAGCTCCATCGGTGCCGTTCGGCATCACCACCCACGAGGGGTAGTTCAACGCGAGTTCGTCGACACCATCGATCCCGCCCTCGACGCCGTCGACTCTGCCCTCGGCCGACTCACTGACGGTCGTCGCCAGCGGGAAGGCCGGCGAGCGCCCGTGATTGCGCTCGTCACGGAGTACGGTCCCATCGATCCGGGCCGTAGCCTTGATTCCGGCGAGCAACTCGTTCGCGCCGGGTCCGAAGTCTCCACTGACGAGAAGGGTTCCGCCACGTCTGACGAAGGCGTCAATCCGTTCGAGTTCCGCAGACGTGTAGGGCTCGCTCGGGCCGAGGACGACTGCGAGCGTCCCATTCCCCGGCAATCGGTCGTACGTACTCGTGTTCCCGAGGACGGCACTGTCGGTGGTTGCATCGGCGACCGCTCGAAGATCCGCCGTCCCATCCCAGCCGTAGTTGAACGCGCCGAAGGCTGTCGCTGACGTCGCGGCGCCAAACAGAATCACAACGACAACGGCGATCGTCAGGGCCAAAGCGACGGCTTCCGGAACGGTGACGTTACGCAAGCGTTTCATCGGAACACCCCCTGTGGGAGGACCGCGAGAACCCGTCTGAACACGAGATACGTGAAAACGACGAGGCCGAGCAGGATCACCCACCTGAGTCGGGTTCGCCACCGCGGCGTGAGATTGAACGGGGCGGTGAGTGCAGTCACGACGAGGACGCCGATCAGCGTGAGGACGAAGTACAGCTCATAGGAGAGTGACTGCAACGTCACGAGGACGAGCAGCACGCTCACTGCCCAGGCGAGCACGCCCACGAGATACTGTTGCCGTCGCCTCGTTGTCACGATGGGACCAGCGTGGCGCGACCGGTTAGATGCTGCGATTCAAATCATCTCGAAATCTGTGCAAAAACCAAGAGCTTTCAATCGGGATGCCGGCTTCAATAGTAATGTGGCCGTGGGGACACGCAGCCGTCGGATATCTGTGTTACGTCGGGATCGCCACGATCACCGGCGACCGTCGGTACGGACTGCCGGTTGTGGCCGTGCTGATCGGGACCCAGTTTCCCGACCTCATCGACAAACCGCTTGCCTGGACGGTTCCGTTGTTGCCGGCCGGTCGTTCGCTGGCCCACTCGCTGCTCACGACCGGGCCGGTTCTCGTTGGCGTGCTGGTGATCGCACTTCGCCTTGCCGTCAGTCGGTCTCAACTGGTGGCCGTCATCGGATTCGCGCTGGGTCACGTCACCCACGTCCTCGGGGATGGGCTCTATCCGTTTGTCGACGGCGTCTACGGCG is from Halorhabdus sp. BNX81 and encodes:
- a CDS encoding DUF4350 domain-containing protein, producing MKRLRNVTVPEAVALALTIAVVVVILFGAATSATAFGAFNYGWDGTADLRAVADATTDSAVLGNTSTYDRLPGNGTLAVVLGPSEPYTSAELERIDAFVRRGGTLLVSGDFGPGANELLAGIKATARIDGTVLRDERNHGRSPAFPLATTVSESAEGRVDGVEGGIDGVDELALNYPSWVVMPNGTDGAIMAETSAYAYADENRDGDLDDEESMRAYPILTRESLENGTVLTLSDPSVFINSMLDRGDNRAFAQALFSASERVRFDYTHSGEVPPLVQALDVIRSSPLAQFLFGTALVGGVVLLRKCGRDIRDRFGRRSPTVEDIELTESEIVDLVSKRHPDWDRDRVTRIATQLAARRSGHQEPVDDDP
- a CDS encoding metal-dependent hydrolase; translation: MWPWGHAAVGYLCYVGIATITGDRRYGLPVVAVLIGTQFPDLIDKPLAWTVPLLPAGRSLAHSLLTTGPVLVGVLVIALRLAVSRSQLVAVIGFALGHVTHVLGDGLYPFVDGVYGDLSYLAWPALPLPEYETGRSFLAHFQQFELTGPVRFEFALVALAAIVWAILRVRSDSRSAWLQRPSERN